Proteins from one Gasterosteus aculeatus chromosome 11, fGasAcu3.hap1.1, whole genome shotgun sequence genomic window:
- the slc5a11 gene encoding sodium/myo-inositol cotransporter 2 has product MDPSPSPPPSSRSPLSTVDVVVLVVYFLLILAVGLWSMWKTKRSTVDGYFLAGKDMTWWPVGASLFASNIGSGHFIGLAGSGAAAGIGAIAYEWNGILMVLLLGWLFLPIYIASGVMTMPEYLQRRFGGRRTQIFIAVLSLFIYVFTKISVDMYAGALFIQLALQWNIYLAVLMLLSITAFYTVAGGLAAVIYTDAVQTAIMLAGALTLMGFSFAEVGGWDALMDRYPRAIPSIRVPNSTCGIPRDDSFHIFRDPVTSDLPWPGVIIGMSVPSMWYWCSDQVIVQRSLSAKTLTHAKGGSLLAAYLKILPFFIIMLPGMISRILYTEDVACADPDQCNEICGNPVGCSDTAYARLVMELLPAGLRGLMMAVMIAALMSSLTSIFNSASTIFTMDLWKTFRSRASEWELMIVGRLFVLVLVVVSVLWIPIVQASQGGQLFIYIQSISTYLQPPVSIIFLAGCFWRRANEKGAFWGLVVGLVVGCIRMLLDFIYPAPLCYEEDDRPAVLKYVHYLYFSTLLSFITLAVVVVVSLATEEPKPEQISRLTWFTRFDPVEPKEQGEQSSNGSEVTPGQMHEMEVTGGEQESSNGTTCQQRKDSAVSAVQSQSRLTAAVYWVCGMERRKKGDDDPVARPAPVEIISSLEEKPRLRLVVNVNLLICLSVTAFIIGYWV; this is encoded by the exons ATGGACCcgtctccttcacctcctccgaGCAGCAGGAGTCCCCTGAGCACCGTGGATGTGGTTGTGCTGGTCGTCTACTTCCTGCTCATTCTGGCTGTTGGCTTGTGG TCAATGTGGAAGACAAAGCGCAGCACGGTGGATGGATACTTCCTGGCTGGGAAGGACATGACCTGGTGGCCA GTCGGCGCCTCGCTGTTTGCCAGTAACATCGGCAGTGGTCATTTCATCGGCCTGGCGGGCtccggagctgctgcaggaattGGGGCTATTGCATACGAGTGGAAT GGGATActgatggtgctgctgctgggatgGCTCTTCCTGCCCATTTACATCGCCTCTGGG GTGATGACGATGCCAGAATACCTGCAGAGGCGATTTGGTGGAAGAAGAACACAGATATTTATAGCTGTCCTGTCCTTATTCATTTACGTCTTCACAAAAATATCG GTGGACATGTACGCTGGTGCATTGTTCATTCAGCTCGCGTTACAATGGAACATCTACTTGGCTGTGTTGATGCTGCTGTCAATCACCGCTTTCTACACTGTAGCAG GCGGTCTGGCTGCAGTTATCTACACGGATGCTGTTCAAACTGCCATCATGCTGGCCGGAGCTCTCACCCTCATGGGTTTCA GCTTCGCGGAGGTCGGAGGCTGGGATGCTCTGATGGACAGGTACCCAAGAGCCATCCCTTCGATTCGTGTGCCAAACTCTACCTGTGGCATTCCTCGAGATGACTCCTTCCACATATTCAGAGAcccggtgacctctgacctgcctTGGCCCGGAGTGATCATCGGCATGTCCGTCCCTTCCATGTGGTACTGGTGTTCTGACCAG GTCATTGTGCAGCGCTCCTTGTCTGCTAAAACCCTGACCCACGCCAAAGGGGGCTCCCTCCTGGCTGCTTATCTAAAGATATTGCCTTTCTTTATTATCATGCTGCCTGGCATGATCAGCAGGATACTTTACACGG AGGATGTGGCGTGTGCAGACCCTGACCAGTGCAATGAGATATGTGGCAACCCAGTGGGATGTTCGGACACCGCCTACGCCAGACTGGTCATGGAGCTGCTGCCTGCAG GGCTTCGAGGTTTGATGATGGCAGTGATGATTGCTGCCCTAATGTCCTCTCTGACCTCCATCTTCAACAGCGCCAGCACCATTTTCACCATGGATCTATGGAAGACTTTCCGATCACGGGCATCCGAGTGGGAACTTATGATTGTGGGCAG GCTGTTTGTGCTCGTGCTTGTGGTCGTGTCTGTGCTGTGGATCCCTATCGTGCAGGCCAGTCAGGGGGGGCAGCTGTTCATCTACATCCAGTCCATCAGCACTTACCTGCAGCCCCCGGTCTCCATCATCTTCCTCGCGGGCTGTTTCTGGAGGAGGGCTAATGAGAAG GGTGCATTCTGGGGCCTGGTTGTCGGCCTGGTGGTGGGATGCATTCGCATGTTGTTGGACTTCATTTATCCTGCGCCGCTGTGCTACGAGGAGGACGACAGGCCGGCGGTGCTGAAGTACGTCCATTACCTGTACTTCTCCACGTTGCTGTCCTTCATCACACTGGCTGTGGTGGTTGTAGTCAGCCTGGCTACAGAGGAGCCCAAACCAGAGCAG ATTAGCCGCCTCACGTGGTTCACTAGGTTTGACCCAGTGGAGCCCAAAGAGCAGGGGGAGCAGAGCAGTAACGGCTCAGAGGTGACCCCTGGTCAGATGCACGAGATGGAAGTcacaggaggagagcaggagagcaGCAACGGAACCACGTGTCAGCAAAGGAAAG ACTCGGCTGTGTCCGCCGTCCAGAGCCAATCCAGGCTGACAGCCGCCGTCTACTGGGTGTgtgggatggagaggaggaagaagggagaTGATGATCCTGTGGCGCGGCCTGCACCTGTAGAGATTATCTCTTCTCTGGAGGAAAAGCCACGACTAAGGCTCGTTGTTAACGTCAACCTCCTCATTTGCCTCTCTGTAACTGCCTTCATCATCGGCTACTGGGTTTGA